From the Rhodoferax sp. WC2427 genome, one window contains:
- a CDS encoding patatin-like phospholipase family protein translates to MRALRLYAGPTAFQHLQQHGLQPRDVRVIPAAAGGPKGLILGRMDRFLFGDWLRTSAHTIHLVGASIGAWRMATACLKDPLQGFDRLEQEYIFQHYDLPPGRKMPTPDTISAVFGGNLRAFYAGREDEVLQHPCFKLHIITSRGRHLLARDQALRTPLGFLGAYVANALRRKTMGAWLERVVFSSQHARLPFRSRDYPTRQVDLTAQNLVPALLASCSIPFVLRAVHDIPGAPPGAYWDGGLTDYHLHLQYLRPKIAMQKIASHADGISVEGLNGAKNPAAATAGLVLYPHFQKAVVPGWLDKRLTWRHKSSSFLDNMLVLAPNPEWVTTLPNGKLPDRADFRHYGLDLPARAKAWTGAIAASQQLADEFAQWLQRPDMGQVHPL, encoded by the coding sequence ATGCGGGCGCTGCGTCTGTATGCCGGGCCCACGGCCTTCCAACACCTGCAGCAGCACGGTTTGCAGCCCCGCGATGTGCGGGTGATTCCGGCGGCAGCAGGCGGCCCCAAGGGCCTGATCCTGGGCCGGATGGACCGTTTTCTGTTTGGCGACTGGCTGCGCACCAGCGCCCACACCATCCACCTGGTGGGCGCGTCCATCGGGGCCTGGCGCATGGCCACCGCGTGCCTGAAAGACCCGCTGCAGGGCTTTGACCGGCTGGAGCAGGAATATATTTTTCAGCATTACGACCTGCCACCGGGCCGCAAGATGCCCACGCCCGACACCATCAGCGCGGTATTTGGCGGCAACCTGCGGGCGTTTTACGCCGGGCGGGAGGACGAGGTGCTGCAGCACCCCTGTTTCAAGCTGCACATCATCACCTCGCGCGGCCGCCATCTGCTGGCCCGCGACCAGGCTTTGCGCACGCCGCTGGGCTTTTTGGGGGCCTACGTGGCAAATGCGCTGCGCCGCAAAACCATGGGGGCCTGGCTGGAGCGGGTGGTGTTCTCCAGCCAGCACGCGCGTTTGCCGTTTCGCAGCCGCGACTACCCGACCCGCCAGGTCGACCTGACGGCGCAAAACCTGGTGCCTGCGCTGCTGGCCAGTTGCTCCATTCCGTTTGTGTTGCGCGCGGTACACGACATTCCCGGCGCGCCGCCGGGGGCCTACTGGGACGGCGGCCTCACCGACTACCACCTGCACCTGCAGTACCTGCGCCCCAAGATTGCTATGCAAAAAATAGCTTCTCACGCCGATGGAATAAGCGTAGAGGGCCTAAATGGTGCTAAAAATCCGGCTGCAGCCACAGCCGGGCTGGTGCTGTACCCGCATTTCCAGAAAGCGGTGGTGCCCGGCTGGCTGGACAAGCGGCTGACCTGGCGGCACAAGTCGTCCAGCTTCCTGGACAACATGCTGGTGCTGGCCCCGAACCCTGAATGGGTCACAACCCTGCCCAACGGCAAACTGCCCGACCGCGCCGACTTTCGCCACTACGGCCTGGACCTGCCCGCCCGTGCCAAGGCCTGGACCGGCGCCATCGCCGCCAGCCAGCAACTGGCGGATGAATTTGCCCAGTGGCTGCAGCGGCCCGACATGGGGCAGGTCCACCCGCTGTAA
- a CDS encoding HDOD domain-containing protein, translating into MELNELLACEAALPSIPKAVALLLSELGRPEPDLRRLGQLIGTDPALTTRLLTLANSAMFNLSRKVSSIPEALAILGIDHLRSLAQAAALGLSFRSVPGINLQQFWRYSLNVAKLSRALAGAVRHNPATAFTAGLVHAVGELVMHMGMPQEMAALNQQVLPLDLRRARMETKRLGFCYADVGAGFARKWQFPDRIVDALQSQIAPFDDGVYEPLAGVVHLAAWRARAKEVEFDESALAGSYPGEVGLALGLDIDMVLQQDPIDWSAKTDLGAFV; encoded by the coding sequence ATGGAGTTAAATGAACTGCTAGCCTGCGAAGCGGCCCTGCCCAGCATCCCCAAGGCGGTGGCGTTGCTCCTCAGCGAGCTGGGGCGCCCCGAACCCGACCTGCGCCGGCTGGGCCAGCTGATCGGCACCGACCCAGCCCTGACCACCCGGCTGCTGACGCTGGCCAATTCGGCCATGTTTAACCTGTCGCGCAAGGTCAGCAGCATCCCCGAGGCGCTGGCGATTTTGGGCATCGACCACCTGCGCAGCCTGGCCCAGGCCGCGGCGCTGGGCCTGAGCTTTCGGTCTGTGCCGGGGATCAATTTGCAGCAGTTCTGGCGCTACAGCCTGAACGTGGCCAAGCTCTCCCGGGCCCTGGCAGGCGCGGTGCGGCACAACCCGGCCACCGCCTTCACCGCCGGCCTGGTGCACGCCGTGGGCGAATTGGTGATGCACATGGGCATGCCGCAGGAGATGGCGGCCCTGAACCAGCAGGTGTTGCCACTCGACCTGCGCCGCGCCCGCATGGAAACCAAGCGCCTGGGCTTTTGCTACGCCGACGTGGGCGCGGGTTTTGCCCGCAAATGGCAGTTTCCCGACCGCATCGTGGATGCCCTGCAGTCGCAGATAGCTCCGTTTGACGACGGCGTGTACGAGCCGCTGGCGGGTGTGGTGCACCTGGCCGCCTGGCGCGCCCGCGCCAAAGAGGTGGAGTTTGACGAGAGCGCGCTGGCGGGCAGCTACCCCGGCGAGGTGGGGCTGGCGCTGGGGCTGGACATCGACATGGTGCTACAGCAGGACCCCATCGACTGGTCGGCCAAGACCGACCTGGGGGCCTTCGTATAA